The following proteins are co-located in the Solanum pennellii chromosome 8, SPENNV200 genome:
- the LOC107028156 gene encoding polygalacturonase-like, which yields MSNFKSIVSLQFFFLSSISLLLIIPYCLAYNVVNFGAKGDGKTDSTAPFLRAWMSACSSTSPSNVYVPKGTYLIRPVTFTGPCRSRIEFRIDGTIIAPVDYNVIGGSNFWILFYKVSRLSIYGGTIDAKGHSFWSCRRSGHSCPPGARSITVLWCDNVVVSGLKSLNSQIMNMAIDYSSHVRVEKIRIRSPSGSPNTDGIHIENSRDVTITDSIIQTGDDCISIGTGSMNMWIQKIGCGPGHGISIGSLANSLNEAGVQNITVANSVFTKTQNGVRVKSWARPSNSYAKNVIFRNLVMRNVGYPILIDQNYCPDKNCPHQNSGVKVSQVTYKNIKGTSSTQQAIKLDCSQTNPCSGITLQDIKLTFVDPRLKRQALTYCKNAQGTHRGSVLPRSCF from the exons ATGTCCAACTTCAAATCAATTGTATCATtacaatttttctttctctcttcaaTTTCACTCTTATTGATTATACCTTATTGTTTAGCTTACAATGTGGTTAATTTTGGTGCTAAAGGAGATGGAAAGACAGACTCAACCGCGCCATTTCTTCGCGCTTGGATGTCTGCATGCAGCTCAACTAGTCCATCTAACGTGTACGTTCCTAAGGGAACGTACCTTATAAGGCCAGTGACATTCACTGGCCCTTGCCGGAGCAGAATTGAGTTCCGTATTGACGGAACAATTATTGCTCCGGTTGATTATAATGTCATCGGAGGttcaaatttttggattttgttttATAAAGTTAGTAGACTTTCAATTTATGGTGGAACAATTGATGCTAAAGGACATAGTTTTTGGTCATGTAGAAGATCTGGACATTCTTGTCCTCCTGGAGCTAGG TCAATTACAGTATTATGGTGTGATAATGTAGTGGTAAGTggattaaaatcattaaatagtCAGATAATGAATATGGCAATTGATTATAGTAGCCATGTAAGAGTtgagaaaataagaataagatcTCCCAGTGGAAGTCCAAATACAGATGgaattcatatagaaaattcAAGAGATGTTACTATCACAGATAGCATTATTCAAACTGGAGATGATTGTATATCTATTGGCACTGGTTCTATGAATATGTGGATTCAAAAGATTGGTTGTGGCCCTGGACATGGCATAAG CATAGGAAGTTTGGCTAATAGCCTAAATGAAGCAGGAGTACAGAATATAACAGTGGCAAATTCAGTATTCACAAAGACACAAAATGGTGTGAGGGTAAAGTCATGGGCAAGGCCAAGTAATAGCTATGCTAAAAATGTCATCTTCAGAAATCTTGTTATGAGGAATGTTGGCTACCCTATTCTCATTGATCAAAACTATTGCCCTGATAAGAATTGTCCTCATCAG AATTCAGGAGTGAAGGTAAGTCAAGTAACATACAAGAATATAAAGGGGACATCATCAACACAACAAGCTATAAAATTAGATTGCAGCCAAACAAATCCATGTAGTGGTATTACATTGCAAGATATAAAGCTCACTTTTGTGGATCCTCGTTTGAAAAGACAAGCCTTAACATATTGTAAAAATGCACAAGGCACACATCGCGGGTCGGTCCTTCCTCGGAGTTGTTtctaa